In one window of Azospirillaceae bacterium DNA:
- a CDS encoding SulP family inorganic anion transporter, translating into MAADARQLRAEWLCNPRGDILSGIVVALALIPEAIAFSIIAGVDPKVGLYASFSIAVITAIAGGRPGMISAATGAMALVMTTLVKEHGLEYLFAATVLTGILQVAAGFLRLGVLMRFVSRSVTTGFVNALAILIFMAQLPELVGVPWLTYVMVAAGLAIIYLFPLLTRAVPSALVCIVVLTALSMGFGLDLRTVGDMGELPSTLPAFHLPNIPLEWETLRIILPYAATLTAVGLLESLMTASIVDEMTDTPSNKNRECVGQGVANFATGFLGGMAGCAMIGQSVINVKSGGRGRLSTFTAGAVLLFLIVVLGDLVRQIPMAALVAVMIMVSIGTFNWASIRNLRVHPKRSSAVMLATVAVVVATHDLAQGVLVGVLLSGIFFASKVAQMFRISSTQSPDGRERTYIVEGQLFFASAERFVASFDFKQAPERVRIDVGRAHIWDLSGVGALDTAVLKFRRAGAEVEVVGMNEASATLVDRLAVHDKPGALGQVAGH; encoded by the coding sequence ATGGCCGCTGATGCACGCCAACTCCGCGCGGAGTGGCTTTGCAACCCGCGCGGCGACATCCTTTCCGGGATTGTCGTCGCCCTCGCGCTCATCCCCGAGGCGATCGCCTTTTCCATCATCGCGGGCGTCGATCCGAAGGTCGGCCTCTACGCCTCCTTCTCGATCGCGGTCATCACCGCCATTGCCGGGGGACGCCCGGGCATGATCTCGGCGGCGACGGGCGCCATGGCGCTGGTCATGACCACCCTGGTGAAGGAACATGGCCTGGAGTACCTGTTCGCGGCCACCGTTCTGACCGGCATCCTCCAGGTCGCGGCCGGCTTCCTGCGCCTCGGCGTGCTCATGCGGTTCGTCTCGCGTTCCGTGACGACCGGCTTCGTCAATGCGCTGGCCATCCTGATCTTCATGGCGCAGCTTCCCGAACTGGTCGGCGTGCCCTGGCTGACCTACGTGATGGTCGCGGCCGGGTTGGCGATCATCTACCTGTTCCCGCTGCTGACCAGGGCCGTGCCCTCGGCCTTGGTGTGCATCGTCGTGCTGACGGCCCTTTCCATGGGCTTCGGCCTGGACCTCCGCACGGTGGGGGACATGGGCGAACTCCCCTCCACCCTTCCGGCCTTCCATCTTCCGAACATCCCCCTGGAGTGGGAAACGCTTCGGATCATCCTCCCGTACGCGGCGACGCTGACGGCGGTCGGCCTGCTGGAGTCGCTGATGACGGCGTCGATCGTCGACGAAATGACCGACACGCCGAGCAACAAGAACCGCGAGTGCGTCGGCCAGGGCGTGGCCAACTTCGCGACCGGCTTCCTGGGCGGCATGGCCGGGTGCGCCATGATCGGCCAGTCGGTCATCAACGTGAAGTCGGGCGGGCGCGGGCGTCTTTCGACCTTCACCGCGGGTGCGGTCCTGCTGTTCCTGATCGTCGTCCTCGGCGATCTGGTGCGGCAGATCCCGATGGCCGCCCTTGTGGCGGTCATGATCATGGTCTCCATCGGCACGTTCAACTGGGCGTCCATCCGGAACCTGCGGGTCCACCCGAAGCGGTCCTCCGCCGTCATGCTGGCGACCGTCGCCGTGGTGGTGGCGACCCACGATCTGGCCCAGGGCGTCCTGGTCGGCGTGCTGCTGTCCGGCATCTTCTTCGCGTCCAAGGTCGCGCAGATGTTCCGCATCTCCTCGACGCAGTCCCCGGACGGGCGGGAGCGCACCTACATCGTCGAAGGCCAGCTGTTCTTCGCGTCGGCCGAACGCTTCGTGGCCAGCTTCGACTTCAAGCAGGCGCCGGAGCGTGTCCGCATCGACGTCGGCCGGGCCCACATCTGGGACCTGTCCGGGGTCGGGGCGCTGGACACCGCCGTGCTGAAGTTCCGCCGCGCGGGTGCCGAGGTCGAGGTCGTCGGCATGAACGAGGCGAGCGCGACGCTGGTGGACCGGCTCGCCGTGCACGACAAGCCGGGCGCCTTGGGCCAGGTCGCCGGCCATTGA
- a CDS encoding methyl-accepting chemotaxis protein, with protein sequence MRSLSISAHIRAARLGTRLGIVIFTLMTLAALAGGAGLWGMVEAQRMVREVDTANRRALMGERVNALVNAVVMDSRGIYLQTDRAGVDRFGNALLENLGRIDRLVREWDGLTPPNQREAFDQMAAQARHFVALRTRLVELGKTRGAAAARELGDNEENRASRQAFNAALQRLAETDAAIARATIVELEGMANHETLFLAGVMVAGAVLALVVSFFTVWKGIVVPLRGLAGTIADLAAGTRGLEIPGRARPDEIGDIARAVAVLQDGLVRGEAAEARNRAEAEARDRRRTVIEAETQSFGDVTERTLGQLVDAAASMQDAASKLSAIAQDAAGKSTRGAAAATQAAANVEAVATAAGQLNASITEIARSIGESSRIAQSAVDEASHAGEQIQGLSAAANKIGDVVGLITEIAGQTNLLALNATIEAARAGEAGKGFAVVAGEVKSLATQTAKATEDIARQIAGMQQATQAAVGAVGGIGRTVERMNEIVTAVAAAIEQQAAATREIARNVAEASRGNAEVTGIIDGVQAAAGATDEQAAAVRMAADALATDTTGLRERVLSFIGTVRAA encoded by the coding sequence ATGCGATCCCTGTCCATCTCGGCGCACATTCGCGCAGCACGCCTCGGCACACGCCTCGGCATCGTCATCTTCACACTCATGACCCTTGCCGCCCTGGCGGGTGGTGCCGGCCTGTGGGGTATGGTCGAGGCCCAGAGGATGGTCCGCGAGGTGGATACGGCCAACCGGCGGGCCCTCATGGGCGAGCGGGTCAACGCCCTGGTCAACGCCGTGGTCATGGACTCCCGCGGGATATACCTGCAGACTGACCGGGCGGGCGTGGACCGGTTCGGCAATGCGCTGCTGGAAAACCTCGGCCGCATCGACCGGCTGGTCCGGGAGTGGGATGGGCTGACGCCACCGAACCAGCGCGAGGCCTTCGACCAGATGGCCGCGCAGGCCCGGCACTTCGTGGCCCTTCGGACCCGGCTTGTCGAACTGGGCAAGACGCGCGGCGCCGCGGCCGCGCGCGAGTTGGGCGACAACGAGGAGAACCGCGCCTCCCGCCAAGCCTTCAACGCCGCCCTCCAGCGTTTGGCGGAGACGGACGCCGCCATCGCGCGCGCCACGATCGTCGAACTCGAAGGGATGGCCAACCACGAGACGCTGTTCCTGGCCGGGGTGATGGTCGCGGGGGCGGTTCTCGCGCTGGTCGTCTCGTTTTTCACCGTGTGGAAGGGCATCGTCGTGCCCTTGCGGGGGCTGGCCGGCACGATCGCGGACCTGGCGGCGGGGACCCGCGGTCTTGAAATTCCGGGGCGGGCTCGCCCGGACGAGATCGGGGACATCGCGCGGGCCGTGGCCGTGCTTCAGGACGGCTTGGTCCGGGGCGAGGCGGCGGAGGCCCGCAACCGCGCCGAAGCCGAGGCCCGCGACCGCCGTCGCACCGTGATCGAGGCGGAGACGCAGTCCTTCGGCGACGTGACCGAACGGACGCTGGGGCAGCTGGTGGACGCCGCGGCGTCCATGCAGGACGCGGCCTCCAAGCTGTCGGCCATCGCGCAGGACGCCGCCGGCAAGTCCACCCGCGGGGCCGCGGCGGCCACCCAGGCGGCCGCCAACGTCGAGGCGGTCGCCACGGCGGCGGGCCAGCTCAACGCCTCGATCACCGAGATCGCCCGCAGCATCGGGGAGTCGAGCCGCATCGCGCAGTCGGCCGTGGACGAGGCGTCGCACGCGGGCGAGCAGATCCAGGGCCTGTCGGCAGCGGCGAACAAGATCGGCGACGTGGTCGGACTGATCACCGAGATCGCCGGTCAGACCAACCTGCTGGCGCTGAACGCCACCATCGAGGCGGCGCGGGCGGGCGAGGCCGGCAAGGGCTTCGCCGTGGTCGCGGGCGAGGTCAAGAGCCTGGCCACCCAGACGGCGAAGGCAACCGAGGACATCGCCCGCCAGATCGCCGGAATGCAGCAGGCCACCCAGGCGGCCGTCGGGGCGGTGGGGGGCATCGGCCGGACCGTCGAGCGGATGAACGAGATCGTGACCGCCGTCGCCGCGGCGATCGAGCAGCAGGCCGCGGCCACGCGCGAGATCGCGCGCAACGTGGCCGAGGCGAGCCGGGGCAATGCCGAGGTGACCGGCATCATCGATGGGGTCCAGGCCGCCGCCGGGGCGACCGACGAGCAGGCGGCGGCCGTCCGGATGGCGGCGGACGCGCTGGCCACGGACACCACCGGCCTGCGCGAACGGGTGCTATCCTTTATCGGCACGGTGCGGGCTGCCTGA
- the cobB gene encoding Sir2 family NAD+-dependent deacetylase produces the protein MRTDVPAAPQAPILVLTGAGISRESGLHTFRDADGIWAAVRIEDVATPEAFARHPGRVHAFYNARRRALLDADVKPNAAHFALAELERRWPGGVLVVTQNIDDLHERAGSHNLLHMHGELLKVRCAHCGYVVPWRDDLSEEVVCGACRTSGGMRPHVVWFGEMPLGMDLIAETLAKCGLFVSIGTSGNVYPAAGLVREARAIGIRTVELNLEPSEDATAFHTKIYGAATEVVPAFVRDLLAGI, from the coding sequence ATGCGCACAGATGTTCCCGCCGCTCCGCAGGCGCCCATCCTGGTCCTGACCGGGGCCGGTATATCGCGGGAATCCGGCTTGCACACGTTCCGCGATGCCGACGGGATCTGGGCGGCGGTGCGGATCGAGGACGTCGCGACGCCCGAGGCGTTCGCCCGGCATCCCGGGCGCGTCCACGCCTTCTACAACGCGCGCCGGCGCGCCCTCCTGGATGCGGACGTGAAGCCCAACGCCGCGCATTTCGCGCTGGCCGAGCTGGAACGCCGATGGCCCGGGGGCGTCCTGGTCGTCACCCAGAACATCGACGACCTGCACGAGCGCGCGGGCAGCCACAACCTGCTGCACATGCACGGCGAACTGCTGAAGGTCCGCTGCGCCCATTGCGGCTACGTGGTGCCCTGGCGCGACGACCTGTCGGAGGAAGTCGTCTGCGGCGCGTGCCGCACGTCGGGCGGCATGAGGCCGCACGTGGTCTGGTTCGGCGAGATGCCGCTCGGAATGGACCTGATCGCGGAGACCCTGGCCAAGTGCGGCCTGTTCGTGTCGATCGGGACATCGGGCAACGTCTATCCGGCCGCCGGCCTCGTCCGCGAGGCCCGCGCCATCGGCATCCGGACGGTCGAGTTGAACCTGGAGCCGTCCGAGGACGCCACCGCCTTCCACACGAAGATCTACGGCGCCGCGACCGAGGTGGTGCCCGCGTTCGTGCGGGACCTGCTGGCGGGGATCTAA
- the dnaN gene encoding DNA polymerase III subunit beta codes for MKLTIERAALLRALGHVQRVVERRNTIPILSNVLIRAEGEELALTATDMDLEIVESVPAEIARPGATTAPAHTLYDIVRKLPDGSQVELDAGGDGGLLTLRSGRSQFKLGCLPVEDFPQLTGADGGHTFAVSAADLRTLIDRTRFAISTEETRYYLNGIYLHAAKSGGGGAEIPVLRSVATDGHRLARVEMPLPNGASGIPGVIIPRKTVGEIRNLIDEAASAIEVSLSETKIRFTLDGITLTSKLIDGTFPDYERVIPTGNDKVLEVEAKRFAAAVDRVATISTEKSRAVKLTLDRGNLTLSATSPEAGSAQEELEVAYEAAAMEIGFNSRYLLDITQQIEGETASFALADAASPTVVRDVADASALYVLMPMRV; via the coding sequence ATGAAGCTGACGATCGAACGCGCCGCCCTGCTCCGTGCCCTGGGTCATGTGCAGCGTGTCGTGGAACGCCGCAACACGATCCCGATCCTCTCCAACGTCCTCATCCGGGCCGAAGGCGAGGAGCTGGCGCTGACCGCGACGGACATGGACCTGGAGATCGTGGAAAGCGTGCCGGCCGAGATCGCCCGGCCCGGCGCCACCACGGCCCCGGCCCACACCCTCTACGACATCGTCCGCAAGCTGCCGGATGGCAGCCAGGTGGAACTGGATGCCGGCGGCGACGGCGGGCTGCTGACCCTGCGGTCCGGCCGGTCGCAGTTCAAGCTGGGCTGCCTGCCGGTCGAGGACTTCCCCCAGCTCACCGGGGCGGACGGGGGGCACACCTTCGCCGTCAGCGCGGCCGACCTGCGCACGCTGATCGACCGCACGCGCTTCGCGATCTCCACCGAGGAGACGCGCTACTACCTGAACGGCATCTACCTGCATGCCGCCAAGTCCGGCGGTGGCGGCGCCGAAATCCCGGTGCTGCGTTCGGTCGCCACCGACGGCCACCGCCTGGCGCGGGTCGAAATGCCGCTGCCCAACGGTGCGTCGGGGATTCCCGGCGTCATCATCCCGCGCAAGACGGTGGGCGAGATCCGCAACCTGATCGACGAAGCCGCCAGCGCCATCGAGGTGTCGCTGTCCGAGACCAAGATCCGCTTCACGCTGGACGGCATCACGCTCACGTCCAAGCTGATCGACGGCACCTTCCCCGACTATGAGCGGGTGATCCCCACCGGCAACGACAAGGTGCTGGAGGTCGAGGCCAAGCGCTTCGCTGCGGCGGTGGACCGCGTGGCCACCATCTCCACCGAGAAGAGCCGGGCGGTGAAGCTGACGCTCGACCGCGGCAACCTCACCCTGTCCGCCACCAGCCCGGAGGCCGGCAGCGCGCAGGAGGAGCTGGAGGTGGCCTACGAGGCCGCGGCCATGGAGATCGGCTTCAATTCGCGCTACCTGCTGGACATCACCCAGCAGATCGAGGGCGAAACCGCCAGCTTCGCCCTGGCCGACGCGGCCTCGCCGACGGTGGTGCGCGACGTGGCCGACGCCTCGGCGCTGTATGTGCTGATGCCGATGCGGGTGTAA
- the recF gene encoding DNA replication/repair protein RecF produces the protein MGAPDGGVPVAEVPHAATAPAVTRLVLSQFRSYAEARILCDRRPVVLVGPNGAGKTNLLEALSFLSPGRGLRRARLTDVQRLRAPAEAGWAVAATVETGTGPVDLGTGRDPAGGDRRVVRVQGQPARGQAALAEHLAVSWLTPQMDRLFQEGPGARRRFLDRLVFGFDPAHAGRLGRYENALRERARLLRDGPADPSWLTALEAEMAASGVAVAAARLDVAGRIGLVAGQGTGPFPAAGIAVDGPVERWLADRPALAAEDAMKAALAATRRQDADSGTTAIGPHRSDLAVRHVAKDMPAELCSTGEQKALLIAIVLATARVMAAETGMAPVLLLDEVAAHLDEARREALFTAILGLGCQAWMTGTDPGTFAPLAGAAQVWRVEDGRLWPGAA, from the coding sequence ATGGGCGCCCCCGATGGCGGCGTCCCCGTTGCAGAGGTTCCGCACGCCGCCACGGCCCCCGCGGTGACGCGGCTGGTTCTCAGCCAGTTCCGCTCCTATGCCGAGGCGCGCATCCTGTGCGACCGGCGGCCGGTGGTGTTGGTGGGGCCGAACGGGGCGGGCAAGACCAACCTGCTGGAGGCGCTGAGCTTCCTGTCGCCGGGGCGGGGCCTCCGCCGGGCCCGGCTGACCGATGTGCAGCGGTTGCGGGCGCCGGCCGAGGCCGGCTGGGCGGTGGCCGCGACGGTGGAGACCGGAACCGGTCCCGTGGACCTCGGCACCGGGCGCGATCCCGCGGGTGGCGACCGCCGGGTGGTCCGCGTGCAGGGCCAGCCGGCCCGCGGCCAGGCGGCGTTGGCCGAACATCTGGCGGTGTCCTGGCTGACCCCGCAGATGGACCGCCTGTTCCAGGAAGGGCCGGGGGCGCGCCGCCGTTTCCTCGACCGGCTGGTCTTCGGGTTCGACCCGGCCCATGCCGGGCGCCTCGGCCGCTACGAAAACGCGCTGCGCGAACGCGCCCGGCTGTTGCGCGACGGTCCCGCCGACCCGTCCTGGCTGACCGCCCTGGAGGCCGAGATGGCGGCCTCGGGCGTGGCGGTGGCCGCCGCCCGGCTGGACGTGGCCGGCCGCATCGGGCTTGTGGCCGGGCAGGGGACGGGCCCGTTCCCGGCGGCCGGCATTGCGGTGGACGGTCCGGTCGAGCGCTGGCTGGCCGACCGCCCGGCGCTTGCGGCCGAGGACGCGATGAAGGCCGCGCTCGCCGCCACCCGCCGCCAGGATGCCGACAGCGGCACCACCGCCATCGGCCCCCACCGCAGCGATCTGGCCGTGCGCCATGTGGCCAAGGACATGCCGGCCGAGCTGTGTTCCACCGGCGAGCAGAAGGCGCTTTTGATCGCGATCGTGCTGGCGACCGCGCGGGTCATGGCGGCCGAGACCGGCATGGCGCCCGTGCTGCTGCTGGACGAGGTGGCGGCGCACCTGGACGAGGCGCGGCGCGAGGCGCTGTTCACCGCCATCCTGGGGCTCGGCTGCCAGGCCTGGATGACCGGCACGGACCCCGGCACCTTCGCGCCGCTCGCCGGGGCGGCCCAGGTCTGGCGGGTGGAGGACGGGCGTCTTTGGCCGGGTGCGGCATGA